A genomic window from Shewanella vesiculosa includes:
- a CDS encoding multidrug effflux MFS transporter, whose protein sequence is MRRNLLPLLMFMVLLSPLAIDIYLPSMPAMALEYGVSNSEVQSTLVLFLFAMGVGQILIGPLADRFGRKPVALFGIVLYGISSLLGAYAVEFEWLQIARVFQGLAACSTSIVVFSAVRDCYSRKESVSMYSYLNGAICVVPALAPTLGGLLALQFGWRSTFIFMALYAIFVLFLVGFRFPETRPLNTDSTGPLYRWSRYKPVIGDPHFMFYASCCMIAMASILCYVSYSPVWIIGHLGISELTFSGLFGLNAAINIVACFAAPVLVKRIGNRPGVVVALSLMLLAAVIEAAVYFAGPQAGLAAAIAFMAPMMILCVGFAILLGPATSMALSAFGERAGTATAMLGCIQMSGASILTALIQLTDIPAPYAIALVMGGFSSVLLIIMAMNRLSHLHQEQLQHD, encoded by the coding sequence ATGCGTCGTAACTTATTGCCACTGTTAATGTTTATGGTGCTGTTAAGCCCATTAGCTATTGATATTTATCTACCGTCTATGCCTGCAATGGCATTGGAATATGGTGTTTCTAACAGTGAAGTACAGTCCACCTTAGTGTTATTTTTATTTGCGATGGGCGTAGGGCAAATTTTAATTGGTCCACTCGCCGACCGTTTTGGTCGTAAACCTGTCGCGTTATTTGGGATTGTGCTTTATGGCATTAGCAGTTTATTAGGTGCTTACGCGGTTGAATTTGAATGGTTGCAGATTGCTCGAGTTTTTCAAGGGTTAGCCGCATGTTCAACCTCTATTGTGGTCTTTAGCGCGGTACGTGACTGCTATTCCCGCAAAGAAAGCGTGTCGATGTACAGTTATCTCAATGGTGCCATTTGTGTGGTGCCCGCGCTGGCTCCAACACTTGGTGGCTTATTAGCCTTACAGTTTGGCTGGCGTTCTACCTTCATTTTTATGGCTTTGTATGCCATTTTCGTGTTGTTTTTAGTGGGGTTCCGTTTCCCTGAAACGCGTCCATTAAATACCGACAGCACAGGACCTTTATACCGTTGGAGTCGTTATAAGCCGGTTATTGGTGACCCACACTTTATGTTTTATGCCAGTTGCTGCATGATCGCGATGGCATCGATATTATGTTACGTGTCGTACTCACCTGTGTGGATAATTGGTCACTTAGGCATCTCAGAATTAACCTTCAGTGGTCTGTTTGGCCTTAATGCTGCCATCAATATTGTCGCGTGTTTTGCCGCTCCAGTGTTGGTTAAGCGTATTGGGAATAGACCTGGCGTAGTGGTAGCTTTGTCGTTAATGCTGCTTGCTGCAGTTATTGAAGCAGCGGTTTACTTTGCCGGTCCACAAGCAGGCTTAGCCGCCGCAATAGCGTTTATGGCTCCGATGATGATTTTGTGTGTTGGCTTTGCTATTTTACTTGGCCCTGCAACCAGTATGGCATTGTCAGCTTTCGGTGAGCGAGCAGGTACTGCGACGGCTATGCTGGGATGTATTCAAATGAGTGGGGCATCAATACTGACGGCGTTGATCCAACTAACCGATATACCTGCGCCTTATGCCATCGCACTAGTGATGGGCGGTTTTAGTTCGGTATTGCTGATTATTATGGCAATGAATCGCTTAAGTCATTTGCATCAAGAACAATTACAACACGATTAA
- a CDS encoding putative porin yields MTKMSVALMLAFATSSVYAAQNNDYHHEAEIGFLDSSGEADGLVNANYHYYFKAVEQAEKPYELAAFFNQGSTISARYATTDIEDLYNISGEYVFDSKWFLGAGVTQLSTDNAVSDTTTYEIIAGCFFSEHSKLSLNYATNSESKSNNGAYLEYEFESYFSQDIDAITLTYEHFIPLQSTAGVFITGAVGYQNPQYTNNEILTQVDGPTPTIVEDSKLNFENDIYTVAVFADWYINNAWSVGATYYRADVNTDFSSSNIDDSNQSSHSNNITETGLNTRYFWHFSDVFSAKFSLEHYFENSEYNSDSETNFGVAINARF; encoded by the coding sequence ATGACAAAGATGTCTGTGGCATTAATGCTCGCATTTGCCACAAGTTCCGTTTATGCCGCTCAAAATAATGACTACCATCACGAAGCAGAAATCGGTTTTTTAGACTCATCAGGTGAAGCGGATGGCCTAGTTAACGCCAATTATCACTATTATTTTAAAGCGGTTGAACAAGCTGAAAAACCCTACGAATTAGCCGCGTTCTTTAATCAAGGCTCAACTATTTCAGCGCGTTATGCCACGACTGACATCGAAGATTTATATAATATCTCTGGAGAATACGTTTTTGACTCAAAATGGTTTTTGGGGGCTGGAGTCACCCAGTTAAGTACAGATAATGCTGTATCTGACACCACAACATACGAGATTATTGCAGGGTGTTTTTTTAGCGAACACTCAAAGTTATCCTTGAACTACGCTACCAACTCAGAATCAAAATCTAACAATGGCGCATATCTAGAATATGAATTTGAATCATATTTTAGCCAAGATATTGATGCTATAACGTTAACTTACGAACATTTTATTCCATTACAATCAACCGCTGGAGTGTTTATAACTGGGGCTGTAGGTTATCAAAACCCACAATATACCAACAACGAAATTCTCACCCAAGTTGATGGACCTACTCCGACTATAGTGGAAGATTCTAAATTAAACTTTGAAAATGACATTTATACTGTTGCAGTGTTTGCAGATTGGTATATCAATAACGCATGGTCTGTGGGTGCGACTTACTACCGGGCAGATGTAAATACTGATTTCAGCAGCAGTAATATTGATGACTCAAATCAAAGTAGCCACAGCAACAACATCACTGAAACTGGTTTAAATACACGTTACTTCTGGCATTTTTCAGATGTGTTCTCGGCTAAGTTTTCGCTAGAACATTATTTCGAGAATAGTGAATATAATAGTGATTCAGAAACTAATTTTGGCGTAGCAATTAACGCCCGCTTTTAA
- a CDS encoding TonB-dependent receptor: MKLALSSIALAVAGVCSPVMAAQLQGQVTDPQGAPIVGAQVSIDGGPRTMTNSQGQYQLTVADNSHVHLHVSDDNFKHVDQDLQITTGVIKQDVSLKQAIMENIVVTASPLARSALESTTPISVLTEDQLKLNIEPTLGDTLEKLPGVQASHFGAGASRPIIRGMGGPRVQVLENGLSVGDASTVSADHAVTTEAASAQQIEILRGPGTLLYGNGAIGGVVNVVDKRYHEAPVDGVSGQLGTRYDTASNGRTFNGDIDGGNGQFNWHLDGTHRVTDDVDIPGNAIVDMPETHGKLDNSSLKLDDYAAGVGYTADTGFVSVSGARTESNYGIPGRGEADAADITIDLKKTAWQLHSGLLDPFAGFSKLRFDAGYTDYQHSEEEDGVAGTTFFNKQSEARLSLNNNPWGEWQGTMGLHMVHRDFSVEGEEALTPNSKTDTLAAFIVQERKVGDFRFELGGRIEHYRLAPEGMILETINGEQNYQAEDLVDNDLTLSAGMVWDFAPSYNLGLSLTRAQRSPTAEELYSFGPHDATQSFEIGSQFTIVNGQIMTDSGNNDKEIANNIDLTLRKLEGAWTGSLSMAYNRVNNFYYEKNTGLIASDIVGADPEGDLPVYQFTQDDAELYSLEAQATIPFNDNWSLDMFSDYTRGKLVDGGNLPLMPPMRIGSTLNYDQQQWHAEIAAIGYGKQTDTAENETETAGYALANAAVTYRLYTNSGDMLLYVKANNLLNQEARPHTSLLKDYAPLMGRNVMFGVTYNF, encoded by the coding sequence ATGAAACTTGCATTATCTTCTATAGCGCTAGCAGTTGCTGGCGTATGTTCACCGGTTATGGCTGCGCAACTACAAGGCCAAGTCACCGACCCACAAGGCGCACCTATTGTTGGTGCTCAAGTCAGCATTGATGGTGGCCCTCGGACAATGACTAACTCACAAGGTCAGTATCAGTTAACCGTTGCCGATAATAGCCATGTGCATTTGCACGTAAGTGATGATAATTTTAAGCATGTTGATCAGGATTTGCAGATAACTACAGGTGTGATTAAACAGGATGTTTCACTCAAGCAGGCCATAATGGAAAATATCGTGGTCACTGCATCACCTCTTGCGCGTTCGGCACTCGAAAGTACCACACCAATAAGTGTACTTACCGAAGATCAGCTTAAACTTAATATCGAACCCACGCTTGGCGATACCCTAGAAAAACTCCCCGGTGTACAAGCTTCCCACTTTGGTGCTGGGGCCAGTCGTCCTATTATCCGTGGTATGGGCGGCCCTCGTGTGCAAGTACTTGAAAATGGTCTCTCTGTAGGTGACGCATCTACTGTATCTGCGGATCACGCAGTAACCACTGAGGCTGCATCGGCACAACAGATTGAAATTCTTCGCGGTCCTGGCACTTTGCTTTATGGCAACGGCGCAATTGGTGGCGTGGTCAATGTGGTCGATAAGCGATACCACGAGGCGCCTGTCGATGGCGTTTCAGGACAACTTGGTACTCGCTACGATACTGCCAGTAATGGTCGTACATTCAACGGCGATATTGATGGTGGCAATGGTCAGTTCAATTGGCATTTAGATGGTACTCATCGCGTTACCGATGATGTTGATATCCCTGGTAATGCAATTGTCGATATGCCCGAAACCCATGGCAAACTCGATAACAGTAGCTTGAAACTCGATGACTATGCTGCTGGTGTTGGTTATACCGCAGATACTGGATTTGTCAGCGTATCAGGTGCTCGAACCGAATCTAACTACGGTATTCCTGGACGCGGCGAGGCTGATGCTGCGGATATCACCATCGATTTAAAGAAAACTGCGTGGCAGTTACACAGCGGCTTATTAGACCCATTTGCTGGTTTTAGTAAGTTGCGTTTTGATGCTGGTTATACTGACTATCAACACTCAGAAGAAGAAGATGGCGTTGCAGGCACCACTTTCTTTAATAAACAAAGTGAGGCGCGCTTAAGCCTGAACAATAACCCTTGGGGTGAATGGCAAGGCACCATGGGATTGCATATGGTTCACCGTGACTTTTCTGTTGAGGGCGAGGAAGCGCTCACGCCAAACAGTAAAACAGATACTTTGGCGGCTTTTATTGTCCAGGAGCGTAAAGTCGGAGATTTTCGTTTTGAACTCGGTGGACGCATAGAACATTATCGTTTAGCGCCAGAGGGGATGATTTTAGAGACCATTAATGGTGAGCAAAACTATCAAGCTGAAGATTTAGTCGACAATGATTTGACCTTGTCGGCAGGAATGGTTTGGGATTTCGCACCGTCGTACAATTTAGGTTTGTCCTTGACTCGAGCTCAGCGTTCTCCAACCGCCGAAGAGCTTTACAGCTTCGGACCTCATGATGCTACGCAAAGCTTTGAGATCGGTTCACAGTTTACCATTGTAAACGGTCAAATTATGACTGACAGTGGTAATAACGACAAAGAGATCGCGAATAATATCGACCTAACCTTACGTAAATTAGAGGGGGCATGGACTGGTTCATTAAGCATGGCTTATAACAGAGTGAACAATTTCTACTACGAGAAAAATACCGGTTTAATTGCCTCTGATATTGTTGGCGCTGATCCAGAAGGTGATTTACCCGTATATCAATTTACCCAAGATGATGCTGAGTTATATTCACTTGAGGCTCAGGCCACTATCCCATTCAATGATAATTGGTCGTTAGATATGTTCAGTGATTACACTCGCGGCAAATTGGTTGATGGTGGTAATTTACCGCTCATGCCGCCTATGCGTATAGGCTCAACGTTAAACTATGATCAACAGCAATGGCACGCGGAAATTGCCGCGATTGGTTATGGTAAACAAACTGATACAGCAGAAAATGAAACTGAAACAGCAGGTTATGCTTTAGCAAATGCAGCGGTTACCTATCGTTTATACACGAATTCGGGTGATATGTTGCTTTATGTCAAAGCAAATAACCTATTGAATCAAGAAGCAAGACCACATACTTCATTACTTAAGGACTACGCTCCGCTAATGGGCCGTAACGTGATGTTTGGTGTCACTTATAACTTTTAG
- a CDS encoding LysR family transcriptional regulator — protein MNLDNLARVDLNLLVILQVLLEEQSVTRAAHRLHVSQSAVSKSLNRLRETLDDPLFQRTAHGLKPTAHADALRQQLPLVLQNLYQLTQPPTFYPATSNRQFSLSMVESAYETLIPYFIGPLLQQAPSIKLDSYVWTEKSMQDLQQGQIDFGLAGRDIYPQTDVNIEKVPEGIESQTLFNDHQVCLVRKDHPILQQVKAGQWDQAHYLSMSHVQVRCEGNDWWALDYHLANLGLHRHLSTTVPDFYGAASVCANTDLIFTLPSSFAHHAQKLYSLVSIPLPFEFMPMAYVFLWHERNNQEPGHQWFRNIIFNSVQRAIANQHMSKNDY, from the coding sequence ATGAATTTAGACAATCTGGCTCGGGTCGACCTTAATCTATTAGTCATTCTCCAAGTATTACTTGAGGAGCAAAGTGTGACTCGAGCAGCTCATCGATTGCATGTCAGTCAATCGGCGGTGAGTAAAAGCTTAAATCGTTTGCGAGAAACATTAGATGACCCACTATTTCAACGCACAGCGCACGGTTTAAAGCCCACGGCTCATGCAGATGCATTAAGACAGCAACTGCCGTTAGTGCTGCAAAACTTATATCAACTTACCCAGCCTCCCACTTTTTATCCCGCGACCAGTAACCGCCAATTCTCATTATCTATGGTTGAAAGTGCTTATGAAACCTTAATCCCCTATTTTATCGGGCCACTATTGCAACAAGCACCGTCAATAAAATTAGATTCCTATGTCTGGACCGAAAAATCTATGCAAGATCTACAGCAAGGGCAAATCGATTTTGGCCTGGCTGGCAGAGATATTTATCCACAAACTGATGTCAATATTGAAAAAGTACCCGAAGGTATAGAATCACAAACACTATTTAACGACCATCAAGTTTGCCTAGTGCGTAAAGATCATCCTATTTTACAGCAAGTAAAAGCGGGTCAATGGGATCAAGCTCACTACCTTAGCATGTCTCATGTTCAGGTAAGATGTGAAGGCAACGATTGGTGGGCTCTCGATTATCATCTGGCCAATTTAGGCTTACATCGTCATCTATCGACTACAGTACCAGACTTTTATGGTGCGGCCAGCGTCTGCGCGAATACTGATTTAATTTTTACCTTGCCATCAAGTTTTGCTCATCATGCTCAAAAGCTCTATTCACTGGTTTCTATTCCCTTACCGTTTGAATTTATGCCAATGGCTTATGTGTTTCTATGGCATGAAAGAAATAACCAAGAACCAGGGCATCAATGGTTTCGTAATATTATTTTCAACAGTGTCCAACGAGCTATCGCGAATCAACACATGAGTAAAAATGATTACTGA
- a CDS encoding pitrilysin family protein, with protein MKTIAHTHINLSLSAIALTCSLAISGCATSQQSTADSASTSPSAVSASFVMPSYQSVTLDNGLKVTLMVQKEVPLVTIDAVVKAGAVNDLTSGMAYITSQSLMLGAAGQSKADIEQQLDFMGASIDTSADLEGSYIRANMMSKDVDTVLAIFSHVLRQPDFDSAEFDKLKQREIVGLSQQKESPRAVIGRYFNKLVFGEHPYANPVSGNSDTIAKLSVAELRAFHKGYYQPSNMTINVVGDFDVAEMTAKLNKAFGDWQTTETVVQPDLSQNLPALTQPHVLLVDKPDAIETTFLIGGVGIRYDNPDYVGLTVVNTILGGRFTSWLNDELRVNAGLTYGARSGFSPYAQSGVFQISTFTKSSTTKEAIDLALKTYARLWEKGIDQTTLDSAKAYVKGQFPPKYETSGQLAGLLSDMYLYGFNDDFINQFQAKVDGLTVADTQRLIKQYFPQQNLQFVLIGNADNIADVAAQYGAVTKVDITATGFGQ; from the coding sequence ATGAAAACTATAGCTCACACCCATATTAACCTATCGTTATCGGCCATCGCGTTAACTTGTAGTTTAGCCATAAGTGGTTGTGCGACTTCGCAGCAATCAACGGCCGATAGTGCCTCTACTAGTCCAAGCGCTGTCTCGGCGAGTTTTGTGATGCCAAGCTACCAATCTGTCACCCTAGATAATGGTTTAAAAGTGACCTTAATGGTACAAAAAGAAGTGCCACTAGTGACCATTGATGCCGTGGTTAAGGCCGGGGCGGTGAATGATCTTACCTCTGGTATGGCGTACATTACCTCACAAAGTTTAATGCTAGGTGCTGCGGGCCAATCTAAGGCAGACATAGAGCAGCAACTAGACTTTATGGGTGCCAGTATTGATACCAGTGCCGATCTAGAAGGCAGTTATATTCGTGCCAATATGATGAGCAAAGATGTCGATACCGTGCTCGCTATTTTTAGTCATGTATTACGTCAACCAGACTTTGATAGCGCCGAATTTGATAAGCTAAAACAACGTGAAATCGTCGGTTTATCACAGCAAAAAGAAAGCCCTCGAGCCGTGATCGGGCGCTACTTTAATAAGTTAGTTTTTGGTGAACATCCTTATGCTAATCCGGTATCGGGTAATAGTGACACTATCGCTAAACTGTCTGTTGCAGAGTTACGCGCTTTTCATAAAGGCTACTATCAACCAAGTAACATGACCATTAACGTGGTGGGTGATTTTGATGTCGCTGAGATGACCGCCAAGCTTAATAAAGCCTTTGGTGATTGGCAGACCACAGAAACTGTGGTTCAACCTGACTTAAGCCAAAACTTACCGGCATTAACTCAGCCGCATGTATTGTTGGTCGACAAGCCTGATGCAATTGAAACCACTTTTTTAATTGGTGGCGTGGGTATTCGTTATGACAACCCAGATTATGTTGGGTTAACTGTCGTTAACACTATTTTAGGTGGTCGTTTTACCTCATGGTTAAATGATGAATTACGCGTCAATGCTGGTTTAACTTATGGTGCTCGTTCTGGTTTTAGCCCTTATGCGCAATCTGGCGTTTTTCAAATTAGTACGTTTACTAAATCATCAACAACAAAAGAAGCCATTGATTTAGCCTTAAAAACCTATGCTCGACTATGGGAAAAGGGCATTGATCAAACTACTTTAGATTCTGCTAAAGCCTATGTGAAAGGCCAGTTTCCACCTAAATATGAGACCAGTGGTCAATTAGCTGGTTTATTGTCTGACATGTACTTGTATGGTTTTAATGATGATTTTATTAATCAATTCCAAGCCAAGGTTGATGGGCTTACTGTTGCAGATACACAACGTTTGATTAAGCAATATTTCCCGCAACAAAACTTACAGTTTGTGTTGATTGGTAACGCTGACAACATTGCTGATGTTGCAGCGCAGTATGGTGCAGTCACTAAAGTCGACATCACAGCTACAGGCTTTGGCCAGTAG
- a CDS encoding tRNA-uridine aminocarboxypropyltransferase, with the protein MSRSYCIYCQYPQSACVCHAIKQVSSNTEVVVMQHPSEVGHAKNTVRLLKLVMPQMKIYVGEAATDFIELQHYLAAQTKPIYVVYPNEHSQTVAEAGASEAAIIILVDGTWRKAYRMLQLNPWLLNYPSLHLECEDESQYVIRKAKRSDSLSTLEAAAYTLVALNPAADIAPIFAVFNAMVQHKLTAMPALVRERYNGDKLKG; encoded by the coding sequence ATGAGCAGAAGTTATTGTATATATTGCCAATATCCACAGTCGGCTTGCGTGTGTCATGCGATCAAACAGGTATCTTCAAATACCGAGGTAGTGGTGATGCAGCACCCATCTGAAGTGGGTCATGCTAAAAATACCGTGAGGTTATTGAAGCTGGTGATGCCGCAGATGAAAATTTACGTGGGTGAGGCTGCCACGGACTTTATTGAGCTGCAACATTATTTAGCTGCGCAAACGAAGCCAATTTATGTGGTTTACCCTAATGAGCACAGTCAAACTGTCGCCGAGGCTGGAGCGAGTGAGGCGGCGATTATTATTTTAGTTGACGGTACTTGGCGTAAAGCATACCGAATGTTGCAGCTCAATCCGTGGTTACTTAATTACCCTTCATTGCATCTAGAATGTGAAGATGAGTCGCAATATGTTATTCGTAAAGCGAAACGCAGCGACAGCCTGTCAACCCTCGAAGCGGCTGCCTACACTCTGGTTGCATTAAATCCTGCAGCAGACATTGCGCCAATATTTGCAGTGTTTAACGCAATGGTGCAACATAAGTTAACGGCTATGCCTGCTCTGGTTCGTGAGCGTTATAACGGCGATAAACTCAAAGGATAG
- a CDS encoding class I SAM-dependent methyltransferase: MSSCPLCHHDTVAFHQDKKRAYVRCPQCFMVSVPTAFYWDEATEKAHYDCHHNDFADAGYQHFLSRTLTPLLTRVKPNANGLDFGCGEGAVLSQMAAKHGINVANYDLFYHPDTRVLSQQYDFVCLTEVIEHIADAQALVEQLSQLVLPGGILAVMTKRVSDLDGFINWHYKIDPTHINFYALETFEWIARQQGWQLEVIDSDVVFFHLPAC, translated from the coding sequence TTGTCGTCTTGTCCTTTATGTCACCATGACACCGTAGCTTTTCATCAAGATAAAAAAAGAGCTTATGTTCGTTGTCCGCAGTGTTTTATGGTATCAGTTCCAACGGCGTTTTATTGGGATGAAGCCACTGAGAAAGCTCACTACGATTGCCACCATAACGACTTTGCCGATGCGGGTTATCAACATTTTTTATCCCGCACCTTAACTCCGTTATTGACCCGCGTAAAACCGAATGCAAATGGATTAGATTTTGGTTGCGGCGAAGGGGCGGTATTAAGTCAAATGGCTGCAAAGCACGGTATTAACGTTGCTAATTATGATTTGTTTTATCACCCAGATACTCGAGTACTAAGTCAGCAGTATGATTTTGTCTGTTTAACCGAAGTGATTGAGCACATTGCCGATGCACAGGCGTTAGTCGAGCAATTAAGCCAATTAGTGCTCCCAGGTGGCATATTGGCCGTGATGACCAAGCGGGTGTCGGACCTTGATGGATTTATCAACTGGCACTATAAAATCGACCCGACTCATATTAATTTTTACGCCCTAGAAACCTTTGAATGGATAGCGCGGCAACAAGGCTGGCAGCTTGAGGTGATCGACAGCGACGTGGTATTTTTTCACCTGCCCGCTTGTTAG
- a CDS encoding DUF2956 domain-containing protein: MKKTLSPETQNDALAIAKATQKPGQVKEQTKLIAAGIEKGIAEYKKREKAKARERDKARKQQQKNKHAIPSNDDADMSYNEPQSLLNPLTWSLAALLLLSWAGFAAYLFYR, from the coding sequence ATGAAGAAAACGCTATCCCCAGAAACCCAAAATGATGCTTTAGCGATTGCCAAGGCCACTCAAAAGCCTGGACAAGTTAAAGAACAAACTAAGCTGATTGCCGCGGGGATAGAAAAAGGGATAGCGGAATACAAAAAACGTGAAAAAGCGAAAGCTCGAGAACGTGATAAAGCGCGTAAACAGCAACAGAAAAACAAACATGCGATTCCAAGCAATGATGATGCGGATATGTCTTACAATGAGCCACAGAGTCTACTCAACCCTCTAACATGGTCGTTAGCCGCCTTATTACTCTTGAGTTGGGCTGGATTTGCAGCTTATCTATTTTATCGCTAA